From Dehalococcoidia bacterium:
GTACTCTTCGTTCTGCGCCCACTCGGGGTTGCCCATCGCCTCGACAAGCCCCTGCCACTGGTGGTCCTGCGGCAGGACGAGGATGACGTAGCCGTCCTTGCACTGCATCAGCCCGCCGACCTGCTTTCCGAAGCGGGCGGGCGCGCGCGAGCCATCGGCGAAGCGGGAGATGTCTACGCGCTCCAGCCCTATCAGCGTCTCCTGTTTTGATACGTCGACGTATTGCCCCTCGCCGATGAGCATCCGCCCGAACAGGGCGCCGAGCACGGCGATGGCGGCGTTCAGCCCGCTATCGTACTCGGCGGTGAACCCGCCGGGTGGCACCGGGTCACGCCCCGGCTCATCGAACTGGGCAACGAAGAACTGCGTCGTGTGAGCGCTGGCGTGACAGAGGTTGAGGGTGTAGCACCGGTAGTCGCGGTAGGGCCCGTCCTGCCCGAAGGGGGTGATGGACGCCATGATAAGGCCGGGATTCTCTCCGCTCAGGGTCTCGTAATCGAGACCGAGTTGCCGCATGCCGCCGGGCGGCAGGTCCTCGATCAGGACGTCGGTGTCTGCGGCCAGCTCGCGGAAGATGCGTCTGCCGGTAGCAGTGCGGGGGTCGAGCGTGATCCCCAGCTTGTTCGTATTGACATAAAGAAAGAGGCCGCTCTTCTCGGGGTGGGGGACGTCGTCGGGGAACGGGCCCACGCGGCGCGCCGGGTCGCCGCCTGACGGCTCCTCGATCTTTATCACC
This genomic window contains:
- a CDS encoding CoA transferase, which produces MTERALEGVRVLEYCQMVAGPYCGKLLADMGAEVIKIEEPSGGDPARRVGPFPDDVPHPEKSGLFLYVNTNKLGITLDPRTATGRRIFRELAADTDVLIEDLPPGGMRQLGLDYETLSGENPGLIMASITPFGQDGPYRDYRCYTLNLCHASAHTTQFFVAQFDEPGRDPVPPGGFTAEYDSGLNAAIAVLGALFGRMLIGEGQYVDVSKQETLIGLERVDISRFADGSRAPARFGKQVGGLMQCKDGYVILVLPQDHQWQGLVEAMGNPEWAQNEEYATEFGRSQHVEELQPRVDEWIAQFTKDEVYHLAQKHSVPLAAVRSPEEVFNWEQARLRGFFAEIEHPVAGKLEYPTAAYKLSETPWQATRPAPMLGQHNEEIYCGRLGYSRQELVRLAAAGVI